The proteins below are encoded in one region of Salvelinus namaycush isolate Seneca chromosome 39, SaNama_1.0, whole genome shotgun sequence:
- the LOC120032484 gene encoding ATP-sensitive inward rectifier potassium channel 12-like — MGAVRVNRYSIVATDEDHFKISTLGLHNGHGGGGGSSLALRATEPVHNGRQISTTGPNHVRSRFVKKNGQCNVVFHNMEDKTKHYLADIFTTCVDIRWRYMLLLFTSTFLLSWFLFGVVFWGVALAHGDFDLRPGLGEGPLAGLEGGGVEWKPCILHVQGFVGAFLFSIETQTTIGYGFRCVTEECPAAVATVVVQSIVGCIIDSFMIGTIMAKMVRPKKRAQTLLFSHHAVISMRDGKLCLMFRLGNMRKSHIVEAHVRAQLIRPHVTAEGEYLPMEQTDIDVGYDEGLDRLFLVSPLVVVHEINENSPLYCMSSADLTTEDFEIVVILEGMVEATAMTTQARSSYLAREILWGHRFEPVVFEKEHRYQVDYSRFHKTYEVPATPHCSARELREMTGRSRSPSSASGSSSTRAFCYENEVALCCGEEEGEEVGEMGVMLGGRDDGEGEERDVQLDIFQERFQDQVAVDMNMLCVLDMDNQIDRLQPAIALDALGFRRESGV, encoded by the exons ATGGGAGCGGTGCGAGTCAACAG ATACAGCATCGTAGCCACCGATGAAGACCACTTCAAGATCTCCACCCTGGGCCTCCACAATGGCCATG gaggaggaggcggCAGCTCGTTAGCCCTGCGAGCAACAGAGCCTGTCCACAACGGCCGCCAGATCTCCACGACGGGGCCCAACCATGTCCGGAGCCGCTTCGTGAAGAAGAACGGCCAGTGCAACGTGGTTTTCCACAACATGGAAGACAAGACGAAACACTACCTGGCCGACATATTTACCACCTGCGTGGACATCCGCTGGCGTTACATGCTGCTCCTCTTCACCTCTACCTTCCTGCTCTCCTGGTTCCTCTTCGGGGTGGTCTTCTGGGGAGTGGCCCTGGCCCATGGGGACTTCGACCTTCGACCCGGCCTGGGAGAGGGGCCTCTGGCCGGcttggagggaggaggggtggagtggAAGCCCTGCATCCTACACGTCCAAGGCTTCGTAGGGGCGTTTCTCTTCTCCATAGAGACCCAGACCACCATTGGGTATGGGTTCCGCTGCGTCACCGAGGAGTGTCCGGCAGCGGTGGCTACGGTGGTGGTCCAGTCCATTGTGGGCTGTATCATCGACTCCTTCATGATCGGAACCATCATGGCCAAGATGGTTCGACCTAAGAAGCGGGCGCAGACCTTGCTGTTCTCGCACCACGCGGTAATCTCCATGCGGGACGGGAAGCTGTGCCTGATGTTTCGCCTGGGGAACATGAGGAAAAGCCACATCGTGGAGGCTCACGTCCGGGCGCAGCTCATCCGGCCGCACGTCACCGCCGAAGGCGAGTACCTCCCCATGGAGCAGACGGACATCGACGTGGGCTACGATGAGGGCCTGGACCGCCTCTTCCTGGTGTCTCCGCTGGTCGTGGTCCACGAGATCAACGAGAACAGCCCGCTGTACTGCATGAGCAGCGCCGACCTGACGACGGAGGACTTTGAGATCGTGGTGATACTGGAGGGGATGGTGGAGGCCACGGCCATGACCACCCAGGCCCGCTCCTCATACCTGGCCAGGGAGATCCTGTGGGGCCACCGCTTCGAGCCCGTGGTCTTCGAGAAGGAGCACCGCTACCAGGTAGATTACTCCCGCTTCCACAAGACCTACGAGGTGCCAGCTACTCCGCACTGCAGCGCCAGGGAGCTCCGGGAGATGACGGGCCGATCCCGCTCCCCCTCGTCTGCCTCCGGCTCTAGTTCTACCCG CGCCTTCTGCTACGAGAACGAGGTGGCCCTGTGCTgcggggaagaggagggggaggaggtaggGGAGATGGGTGTGATGCTGGGGGGGAGGGACGacggggagggggaagagagggacgTACAACTAGACATCTTCCAGGAGAGATTTCAGGACCAGGTAGCGGTGGACATGAACATGCTGTGTGTGCTGGACATGGACAATCAGATTGACAGGCTGCAGCCGGCTATAGCTCTTGATGCGCTGGGCTTCAGGAGGGAATCAGGAGTGTAG